The Gossypium arboreum isolate Shixiya-1 chromosome 4, ASM2569848v2, whole genome shotgun sequence DNA segment AATCATGAGTAGGTctttctaaatattttattttagaaactttttaaGAAATCTAATAAATGTTATTTAAGATATATTATTTTAGGATTTTGACAAATTTAAACCTTAGATCAATAATTTTAAAGTAAGATAAATCATAAACCTGACATAGGATACTTTCATAAGATCTTGATAGATtcaatgttattaattaaatcttaaaaaaataaaagatcgaATAAGTTGTAgatgaattttaatatttcttttaattcattggTAATTTCTAGGTTTTTTAAGAATTCTAAGATAGAATTAATTTTAGTAATTGAAGGTAATTTACTAGAATTATTTAGGTATCCTTGAAGATTCCATTAAAAGTAAAAATCTctaatttaagttttaaattagatAAGTTTGGTGAACATATCTTAATCAAGCTACAAGTAAATCGGTCATTTTTTTAgagttttttatttaatatttctaaaGGATTTTAGTCTAGATTAAGACATTAAtatgcttaaataaataaataaaacctagCTCTAAGACCCTGTAGGACTATCCCCAGATAGGCGTTGTAGGGGTGCTATAACCTTCCCCATATGTAACCATACTCCCGAACCCAAAATTTAGTGATGAGATCAAGTCTAGAGTTTTAGGATTTTTCGTAGTATTAATTTTAGACTTTTAGATGATAGGTGGCTAACCAACCTAGCCCTAATTGGTTAGTGGCGACTCTACATTAATTTAGGCCCTTAGGCCCTCGTATTCTTATGTAGGCAACGTTATGACAGCTTGACAGCTCCACTAGGGACGATTGTGAGTCAACTTAGGTTCGAGAGCTAGATCTTCTAGTATTTGTAcatattagattttttttattcgtgcattaatttatttaattgtttaatGTCGTTTTAAATGGTTGAATATGTGTTAAATATTGATTTATTTGTTCATTTCATTTACTTATCCTATTTTGATATGTATGCCAATGTATTTGTTTATTCTTTTATCGATGAAATTGATTAATGTGTATATCGACTCTACCATCGTGGGGCGGCTATAATTGTCATTCATGTTGCATCTTACTTTTGGTCCTATGCCTAGGCCCATCCTGTTTAGGAGGAGTAGCCTTAAGCTTTTGTGTGGAAATATGTCACCACATAAGTTTAAGGACTACTCCATGGTTAAGATGGATATAGATGTTTGTGTAGCAAATGCTATCGTGTACGCTATGGAAGTCTTACCACCCAAGGGTCAACCCCTTTAAAGGGGAACGCATCCTTATGGATGTCATTTTAAGCCTTGGGTTCTACATGCATTAGAGTTAGTCGTAAGCTAGAATGTAATGACCATTTTACATGTGAAGCCTAGACATAAGAGCCGTACCTTACCCCTCGTAATAATACTCTATAGGACCTAATGAGCGTTTATTcctatgttttgtatttgaattttttcgTAATGCTTTATGATTTAATTTCACATTGTTTTTCATTTGACTTCATTGTTTTTTTTActactttatttttttttgtgtcCATGTCTTTCCATGACATAATTCATGCATCATTTAGATACCCAGGGCATAGTGTCACATCTATATTCAACATGAACAAACTTCGAGAAGATTCAGTTATTTGACATGGGGTAGAAAATATAGGGAAAATAACAAGAATGTTAGAGGATACTCAGAGTAGAGAAGGTGATTGCTAGATAGCTAGTTTTGACTTGAGCCTGCCTCAGATACTCCGTATGGACTATAGGAGGAATCGCGAAGATGAGTTAAAGGGAATATGGCAATCATGGGACAAGGCTAAGAAAACATGCTTCTGGGACAAGTACAGCGATGTGGCACAACTTCTATTTGTTAAACTGGATGATGCCCTGTTGAAGGCCATGGTACGTTTTTGGGATCCCACTTATAAGCGTTTTACATTCAATGAAGTGGATATGGTACCGAATATTGAAGAACATTCTACCATTCTCCACTATGAATTTCGAGATCCGCTCAGGATATATTGGAAGCAGAATGTCGATTTTGGGGGACCCTTAGCCAATCTGATGGGATTACCTGTAGATACTATGGAAGaaagattaaaaaataaaaatggtccTTGCATTTCTTGGTCTGACATTAGGGATGCTATGGGAAAGGCTAGCGGTGATAGACATTTGACACAGTTCATGGTTACCGTATGCGGGTTGATTGTGTTCCCAAAAGCTCTAGGATATGTGAGCGTGGAGCTAGCTAATTTTCTGTTTCAGATTGAAAATTGGGTGAATCCTGCTCCAACAGTCTTAGCTAAAACCTTTATTTCACTCATTTTCATCAGAAGGAAAGGAGAAGGGTGTTTCTTAGTATGTGCGCAGTTGTTCGTATGGGTGAAAGGCCATTTTAGGTTCCACTATAAGCGTTTTTGTCAGGTGTTTGTTCATTTGACTAGGCCTataaaggaatttttggaaagtgacTGGCCTCCAAATCAATTGATTGAGGAGTGGGTTCAGAACCTTAGTACATTGACATACCAAGAAATAGAATGGAAGGCTCTATGGATAATTCGAAGCATGGTACTCATAGGGTGCGGTGGTCAATTGTGGGTTCCCTTAATTGACATATGAGAAGCTGTTAGTTATTTCTCATTGATGGTTCTGAGCCAATATGAGTATGATCAATGCATACCTACTACAACTAGTTTAAACAGGGTGGAATCTTCAGTTTAGGACTCGAGATTTTGCAAGAAATTGGAAGAGATACAAATCAAGTGGGGTCAAAACTTGCGCTTCCAATCAAGAACCTTTTTCAAGCATTCCCCCTCAGAAACGTATATCTAGTGGTGCCTCAAACGAAGCAAAATCTCTGTGTCAAATTCAAATGAAAGAGGGCTGaggtcattagggatttcatgtttcgagtgTTGGTTTTGAATGTCCTATTGATGGCTGAGGttttgcatttgttgcggatactccacagctcgtgtgagcaacatTGTGTAGCTGATATTCTGACCTACAGCTCGTGCGAGCaacgatgtaaaggaaaggttacggcTATATGTTAAGCATAGTTTGTGTGAGCTTTGCTGTGTATCTGaagatattctaaatggtttaacGGGCAATGAAAAGGATTGAAAAGGTAAGTTTccaaatggaaatatgcttaTGCTCATGAAAAGATTGTATAAATCAAATGATGTATTTTCTcatgaaatggtttatcatgtggttAATCCCAAAAGAATTATGTATAAttgcactaacttgtgtattgatgatgatgttTAGGCTTGTGAAAAGCTTGTGGTTATGGTTGATTCTTTTATGGTTATGCTTTGTATTATGCAAATGGAATGGCTAGCAAAATGGAATGAAACGGTAAGTTCATAATTAGGATATAATATGATGACATAAAAGGATATATGAGTGAAAtgatgtacttatatgtgagaaaTCTACTTATACTGTGGATGAATTTACCTATATCATGGATAAATACACTAACTCGTGAATGGAATTGTGTAATATGTCTTATAAAATCCTATTATGTTATGAATGAAAAATATGTGATGTTGATGGACTTACTCATTTGTGAGTTGAAGGTTATatagttttatatgttttatggcATTGGAATAGGTTTATAATTATCCTATaaagttcattattgaaatggaaTATTATGTTTAAACTTTATTCAAGcgtactaagcattcattgcttatgtagttatttttcctttactttacagATTACCAGAAGCTTGATTAGTTGGAAGTttgtcggagatctatcacactatccattggacAATTCGgtagtattttggtaatttggttaagctttataatgacatgtataagacGAGTAGTTATGGTATTATAGTGcctatgttaatgatattttggtatgtgtaAGCTTTGAAAAGCTATATTGGTTTGGTATACCTTGATACCTTACCAAGTTATGTAATGTTGATTACTTTAAAGTGTTTGCTGATGATAGATTGAAAATGGTTACTTGTGACAAGTTTTAGTTCATATTTTTACTAGGCTATTAAGTTTGAAAATGGTTTGAAAGTGATTTAGTATGTATACGTTATGTAAGTTAACTATATTGGTACATTTGATGCCTTGCTAGTTTAAGTCATTGTGACTATATCATGTTGCATGTTTGAATTGCTCAAATGGAATTTCTTGTAATGAAAGTGTTAATGGTCATAATTGTGACATGTTTTATTAGAagttgaattgtaacaccccaaacccggcctggacgttatgaccggatctgatgcgccacattgatgcgttcaaaacattccgtattacttagtttggaaaagctgcgttggtgttgtaaaagacacttttaaaggtaggttaaagtgaatagaagctgtgcactaggtaggaaaccaggaaaaagaggaggtgagtccgtcagactgcttaagtaccaagctcttcccggatccaatcccagacatgcacaccaccattgccatacTCTAACATCtcatataattttgagaaaatcgtttgattatgtccgtcttaagaaaatgtttaagttgaaaacgtttgtttacaatatttatttccttggaaaaacatttactttgcggaaactttgcgcgtcatcgtgatcctttaaaaatcaagtagtttttataaaacgaaccctagtgctaaccggtttaataatccccaaaataaaaataattaaaaagagcggccttattacaaatttaaacataataaaataaaataatccaaattaaatgctaaacttatttaaaattggcaatccatcttcatggccactctgaatcccgcctactccaagtccaccaactagggctcaccgcaaggagggaagaggaaggggtaagtttggaaaactcgagtatatctgaaacccatccaaagcccaattcagctcgagcccattgggcctaagccctattcagataacaatgacacagaggtcaagcccttttcgaatctgatagcaaggccttagcccttttacataacagtgtggcccataggcccggttcgataacatgagtatcaacaaaataatgaatgcaagcccatccgggagactactcaacccaccaaccgctacaccgcctgtaccaaccctacacaccatgtgggaatatctcaacccacccaaatttacacacacacagttgcaagaacgccgctcaaattcgatcgattgaggcaaagcctccaagatcgtggatgaaccactttcaagacttctcCATTAATACCctaaccccatgcaatgatattaataaaagcatatcatgtaaaatacaacattgatcaatcatgcaattcagccaatttaaaaccctaggggtatatcggtaattttgctctttaggggtaatttcggtaattttgctctttagggtaatttcgtgatctacgctcttgcacaagctaattcagtaattttatcggttttatgcaatttgattccaccatctacctaaaaggctaatttgcccatctcttacccatattggtccgtaagcccattgggcccagttttggcccatcgagcccctttttccgaaatatgctaaaacgtcacacgaacttgcttaccaccttgcggtgccagatataacaattactctatgccttgagagcattcgtatactcacatgaccatgaaatgccggaatttggcatttcgctttcttaattgaactaagaaagggtgttcggtacacaccgattcatgacgatcgcttcgagatccctttcgatgtcctacaatttattagcacagttcttatttacaaaccatactcactaaacccccaaaacttacttatccatgatcaaaccatatccctaaaaacctttgaaaccttacctttttgccaaaatcgatagttagctccgaatccgattgctccaatgaaccacgccttagattcaacgcttaagaagactctagtcactaaaagaaaacatcgttaaagactcttagagccatatgcccaaatcgacgacctccctaattttagggacttgcttttcttaactttgcaaaataagaacggatccgagatgatacgtacttaccccttactcccacttgatttccatgcaatctagtgtagatttatctatcaaacgacggtagaactcgattccccaaagtcttgaagtttcgctataagccccaaatctatggtttttcggcttttgtgtaatgaagaagatgataatgtggggctacaaccttgaagtagaattgcggtcgagatctaggattaagaaaagataattgcaaattaataaaacaaaagaacataggagaactggctttgaagaaatcggcacaagcaatgatcacgatttttggcttttatggattcgacaaaagtattgatgaatagcggtatgatgaatagttttgaagaagaagaaagaaaaatagaagaagaagagtaggAGAGGTGGTAGTttagctagagaggaaaagagagaaaagaacaatcctaaggtgtaaaagcagaagaaaacggcaccaacaataccctaagtgcgaaatactaacctcataatcccctgccgattttcctcttctattccccccattcggctaactcctagcctcatcccaatcccttaaatctctccccttatcactccttaatccaagcagttaaactgatccaactctcctctagcagaatccacctgaactccaacacttacccctcctgcactaaaaaaataaatgcatctatttgccaacaaagggaatcgaacccaggtcttcccccaacacttacacgccaccttcatagctccctagtggcgtcacttagccactttaccaaaggctcatttgtgatgcaatttacccatcactccacttaaggccacttagccagaacccctaactcctaagtttaaaattccaaaaattcaactgggttttggccaactcatgggccttctataagcccatttacctactcaaaatactaattccacatccaaatacaaaattttaaaaatctttacaaaatattgaaaattgcgaataaacccgaaaatcaggatgttacaactctaccctccttaaagaaatttcgacctcaaaattttaccttatcagaacagttgagggtactgttgacgcatcgcctcctcagtctcccaagtagcttcttccttgccatggtttctccaaagtactttcactagtggaactgatttccttctcaacatcttgacgtcacgatcaagtatttgcacaggttcctcttcgaaagttaaatctgactgtacctcgATTTCAGCAActagtatgatatgagttgggtcagatcggtaccgcctcagcatggatacatgaaaaacgtcgtggatacgatgcgattcgtggtaactttagctgataagccaccggtccaacccgctaacaatccggtaaggcccaataaatcgtgggctcaacttacccttcttaccaaatctcaaaattttcttccaaggggaaaccttcaagaaaaccatatcccccacagtgaactcaatctctttgcgcttcaaatccgcatacgacttctgtctatcggatgcctcctttaaccgaccccttatcgacaaccttgctttcgattccgccaccaattccggtccaagcactcgtcgttcacccaactctgtccaacacgtcggtgtacgacatctttgcccataaagcgcttcatatagtgccatctgaatgcttgcttgatagctgttattgtacgcaaactccgccaatggtaaatagtcctcccaacttccacgaaaatcgatgatacaacctctcaacatatcctccgtaacacgaataaccctttcgattgtccatcatgcgtgggtgaaaagcagtgctaaaatccaatcgtgttcccaacgcttcttgcaacttccaccaaaaccgagacataaacctagggtctcgatcagaaattattgacATTGGCacaccatgcagtcgcactacctccgccacgtataacttggccaacttttgcagtgagtagtcggtacgaacaggtatgaaatgagcagattttgttaacctatccacaactacccacaccgaatctttcttggtgggtgtcaaaggtaacccactcacaaagtccattgttactctttcccacttccatagtggaattttcactggttgtaataatcccgacggcagttggtgctcagccttaacctgctggcacgtcagacatttccccacaaattcagtcacctctcgctttaatccgggccaccagtacacctctcgcaagtctcggtataacttattccctccaggatgcatggcacagagtccaccatgagcctcttttagaattaactgcctcaattcagggtcctttggaatacaaacccttccacgaaaacacagaactccttcactgttcaacccaaaatccttgttctcaccactcttaatttgctggaaccgaagagctaatgaatcgtccttcaactgtttttccttaatctgctcagtccaagtaggccttatttgcagttctgccaacaagcttccatcatcgtatagacttaatcgtgcgaacaaggctctcaaatccgtaacaacccttcgactcaatgcatccgccaccacattagcctttcctgggtggtactctatcgaacagtcgtagtctttaatcaactccacccaccttcgttgcttAAGGTTCAACTCatacgagtcaacaaatactttaagctcttatgatcggtgtatatgatgcacttctccccatataaataatgtctccaaatttttaacataaaaatcacattgctagctccaaatcatgcgtagggtaattcacctcatgagccttaagtcgtcgtgatgcatagcgaccaccttgccctcttgcatcgatgcgcaacctaaccccacatgcgacgatcgCTATATCTGGTGAAGTCCTTCccggacaccggttgaatcaacaccgcgcttcggtcaataccttttcaagcgatcaaaagctttttctttgtttctcggtccgcacaaatggtactcctttccttatgagttttgtcaaggcgccgccatcatagaaaccctccacaaaccttctcagAGTAACACGCCAAccctaagaaactccaaatttctgatactgacctaggtggcttccattccagaatagcttcaattttacgaggatccaccttaatcccctcggcagagaccacatgccctaggaaggttacctctttcaaccagaattcacacttgctaaatttcgcatagagctccttctcccttaacacttgcagcacaatacggagatgctcatcatgcttcgcctccgtttcagagtataccaagatatcgtcgataaagacgactacaaaccgatccaagtaaggttggaatactcgattcatcagatccataaaagctgcaggtgcgttcgttagcccaaacggcatgaccacaaactcataatgtccatatcgagttcgaaatgctgtcttatgaatatccccttcttttacccttagctgatggtatccagaacgaagatcgattttggagaataccgaagctcccctaaattgatcgaacaggtcatcaatccttggtagtggatacttattcttaatcgtcagtttattcaactggcgataatcgatgcacatgcgcattgttccgtccttcttcttcacaaacaggaccggtgctccccaaggagacacactaggcctaatgaagcctctatctaatagctcttgaatttgagccttggttccaccaactccttcgagccatcctatagggtgcaatagatatctTGGAGCCGTTCCGGGCAACatatcgattccaaactcaacttccgattcggaggtaatccagaagctcttcctaaaaacatccgaattccctaacgattcgatggtctccacgaTCGATCCTCGATTTCAGCTTGGCTCACCAAAgcggatatgcctcgcatcccttagcatcggtttctcgaccctcaacgcgatactacattggataagtaatccttcgttctccaataatcataacctcttcatcattgatgattcttaacaccatcctcttagctgcacaatccaaagttgccttatgcttggtcaaccaatccatccctaggatcagatcgaattcttcaaacggtaactccatcaaatccccacagaaaaccttgccttgaatctccagaggcacctccttgaagagtttctctaccttaaccgaatgacctaaaggacttatcacagacaccccacatacagtctcctcgaagtgcacgcccagtgccccagaaatgttatatgccacatacgaatgggttgatcccacatcaatcagagcagtataaggtacaccatagataaaaaacgtaccagttatgacatcaggtgcgtcaccctcctcgcggcgacgagcagcatacaccaaagctggctgacgagcatccgcgttaccaatacccctgccgggtgccccacgtccatggccattacctccgcgaccttgtccacgacctcttggcagcggtggtccatccctcacaggttgagccggtcgctcagccccttgttcggccacTTGAGctggagtggccctcctaggacaatccttaatcctatgctccttagacccacaacgaaaacaagccccagaacgcttccagcactctccttgatgcattctgccgcaatctccacaagcttgcagtctacctgtgttcaccggaactgctcgaaccggttcccccatcctagctctcttaacatttcgatttacagcacccgctggtccagcatccctcctgaaccgattccggtccttatcacgattcctccgttcggtttgcttcacttcctcggctatcttagccttctctaccagtgcagcgaaatctcgctccctctgcggagctatgagcacccttaactcatctctaaggccatcctcaaaacgtacgctgcgctcatattcagtggaaacgatgccattagcataccgactcaatcgtagaaacttcgcctcatattcaagaatggtcttatttccacgagtcgattcaggaactcctttctgcgtgcatctacatagctagctccaacatatttcgccttaaaggtctgtttgaacagctcccatgttaccctctcagctggggtaccttcTCTTCAATAATCCACCACTGAGACGCTTTATCCCGCAACGAACGacatcgccctttcaacttcgctctctgaGCGGTCcgggtcgtccatgatccgctctat contains these protein-coding regions:
- the LOC108458947 gene encoding uncharacterized protein LOC108458947, with protein sequence MDYRRNREDELKGIWQSWDKAKKTCFWDKYSDVAQLLFVKLDDALLKAMVRFWDPTYKRFTFNEVDMVPNIEEHSTILHYEFRDPLRIYWKQNVDFGGPLANLMGLPVDTMEERLKNKNGPCISWSDIRDAMGKASGDRHLTQFMVTVCGLIVFPKALGYVSVELANFLFQIENWVNPAPTVLAKTFISLIFIRRKGEGCFLVCAQLFVWVKGHFRFHYKRFCQVFVHLTRPIKEFLESDWPPNQLIEEWVQNLSTLTYQEIEWKALWIIRSMVLIGCGGQLWVPLIDI